In Leptodesmis sichuanensis A121, the following are encoded in one genomic region:
- a CDS encoding dipeptide epimerase, with amino-acid sequence MHLRVAVFTVHKRFALTISRGTTTATTNIWVEVEHEGIRGWGEASPFSIGENPQTTETIGRSLQKIAPLLKALSPLERQRIEQLMQDARLPSAARAALDMALHDWLGKQADLPLWKLWGLDRDRIPYTSVTIGISSPEEAAQRVKNWLGEGTIALPFHGIQALKVKLGSPQGIAADQAMLLAVKQTAPHLSQVSVDANGGWTLEQAILMSHWLADQGVQYLEQPLAKGQEGELAELYQQSPLPIFVDESCFTSYDILPLSDRVHGINIKLMKSGGLSEALRMIHTARACGLKVMFGCYSDSTLANTALAHLSPLADYVDLDSHLNLVDDPFTGANFQQGRVVPTTQPGLGVSRGYIQS; translated from the coding sequence ATGCACCTGCGTGTCGCTGTTTTTACCGTCCACAAACGATTTGCTTTGACCATTAGCCGGGGTACTACCACTGCAACCACCAATATCTGGGTAGAGGTGGAACATGAGGGGATTCGGGGCTGGGGGGAAGCCTCACCGTTCTCGATCGGGGAAAATCCTCAGACGACGGAGACGATCGGGCGATCGCTGCAAAAAATTGCTCCCTTGCTGAAGGCACTCAGTCCCCTGGAACGGCAACGCATCGAACAGTTGATGCAAGATGCCCGCTTACCTTCTGCGGCCAGAGCTGCCCTGGATATGGCCCTGCACGATTGGCTGGGTAAACAGGCAGATTTGCCACTCTGGAAACTGTGGGGGCTGGATCGCGATCGCATTCCCTATACCTCGGTAACAATCGGCATCAGTTCACCGGAGGAAGCGGCCCAGCGGGTGAAAAATTGGCTGGGAGAGGGCACGATCGCCCTGCCGTTTCACGGTATTCAGGCATTGAAAGTGAAGTTGGGTAGTCCTCAAGGAATTGCTGCCGATCAGGCAATGCTGCTGGCAGTCAAACAAACGGCTCCTCACCTCTCCCAGGTTAGCGTGGATGCGAACGGAGGGTGGACCTTAGAACAGGCCATCTTGATGTCTCACTGGTTAGCTGACCAGGGGGTGCAATACCTGGAACAACCGCTGGCTAAGGGCCAGGAGGGAGAGCTGGCCGAACTTTACCAGCAATCCCCATTACCGATTTTTGTAGATGAAAGCTGCTTTACCAGTTACGATATTTTGCCGCTCAGCGATCGGGTTCACGGTATTAATATCAAATTAATGAAGTCAGGCGGCTTATCGGAAGCACTGCGGATGATTCATACTGCCCGTGCCTGTGGCTTAAAAGTGATGTTTGGCTGCTACTCCGATAGCACTCTGGCCAATACAGCCCTGGCTCATCTCTCTCCCCTGGCCGATTACGTTGATCTGGATAGCCACCTGAATCTGGTGGATGATCCCTTTACGGGGGCCAATTTTCAACAGGGGCGCGTTGTGCCGACCACTCAACCGGGACTGGGAGTGAGTCGCGGATATATCCAATCCTGA
- a CDS encoding SH3 domain-containing protein has product MTRKTSILMVGGATLVAVMAGVAFAMMQHAFQRTATPPGTPSPSPTPSVPVNPTRPVTPTPSILPVSPEETRTSTVREVQSCKVTMAIVNDPEPPINVRSAPTTDKANVIGQLKNGTFLMVEKEQNGWFQITDPIKGWVAKSRTTSSCNEKVERIRLGSGETSVSITDRFIGTGSHRYVFTVQPEQRLTVTRNDGPFPAIVSPSGKFLIGSPDENRTQWSEVISEPGDYTVMLDSNYKGYPYSFVVEIR; this is encoded by the coding sequence ATGACACGCAAAACTTCGATCTTAATGGTGGGGGGAGCAACGCTGGTAGCAGTGATGGCTGGAGTGGCCTTTGCCATGATGCAGCACGCCTTTCAACGGACGGCTACTCCTCCTGGGACTCCCAGCCCCTCGCCAACGCCCTCTGTTCCGGTGAATCCCACCCGTCCAGTAACCCCTACTCCGTCTATCCTACCTGTATCGCCTGAGGAAACCCGAACCTCTACGGTTCGGGAGGTGCAATCGTGTAAGGTGACGATGGCGATCGTCAATGACCCTGAACCGCCGATCAATGTTCGGTCTGCGCCCACCACGGATAAAGCGAATGTGATTGGACAACTGAAGAATGGCACCTTTTTGATGGTGGAGAAGGAGCAAAACGGCTGGTTTCAAATCACTGATCCCATCAAAGGTTGGGTGGCCAAATCCCGCACCACCAGTAGCTGTAATGAAAAAGTTGAGCGGATCCGGCTTGGCTCCGGAGAAACGTCTGTCTCCATTACCGATCGCTTCATTGGCACTGGCAGCCATCGCTATGTGTTCACCGTTCAGCCAGAACAACGCCTGACGGTTACCCGCAATGATGGGCCGTTTCCGGCGATCGTCTCTCCCAGTGGCAAATTTTTGATTGGCAGTCCGGATGAAAACCGCACGCAATGGTCAGAAGTGATTTCCGAACCGGGAGATTACACCGTAATGCTGGACTCCAATTACAAGGGCTATCCCTATTCGTTTGTGGTGGAGATCCGGTAA
- a CDS encoding protease inhibitor I42 family protein has translation MKVIVTLLLALFCGLLPVYSSSCAATSPVSVSSNPGSRLTLTQADNGKSISIRVSQTLTIALPENPTTGYKWAVEPSSQPLLVLKSSEYVTTAKPGLVGAGGQRILRFQARRTGTEKLRLKLWRSWEGDSSITDRFAVTVTVQR, from the coding sequence ATGAAAGTTATCGTCACTCTATTGCTGGCCCTGTTCTGTGGGCTTCTTCCTGTTTATTCATCCTCCTGTGCCGCTACCAGTCCTGTCTCGGTGAGCAGCAACCCAGGTTCAAGATTAACCCTGACTCAAGCCGATAACGGCAAATCCATTTCGATCCGTGTCAGCCAGACCCTGACCATTGCCCTGCCGGAAAACCCAACTACAGGCTATAAGTGGGCCGTTGAACCGTCTTCCCAGCCCCTCCTTGTTCTTAAATCGTCTGAATACGTGACCACGGCTAAACCCGGACTGGTTGGAGCGGGAGGGCAGCGCATTCTGAGGTTTCAAGCCCGTCGAACTGGCACAGAAAAACTTCGACTGAAACTCTGGCGTTCCTGGGAAGGGGATTCGTCCATCACCGATCGCTTTGCCGTCACCGTAACTGTGCAACGTTAA
- a CDS encoding ABC transporter substrate-binding protein codes for MLRISWKKSLLFALCGLLLSWLVGCMGGIPSSNTGQQTTGGKQEIEFWTMQLQPQFTDYFNSLIGKFEQENPTLKVRWVDVPWADMERKILTAVSAKTAPDVVNLNPGFASQLAERNAWMELEGKVAPEVQQLYLPNIWKASTLNGKTFGLPWYLTTRVAIYNREILKQAGVSQPPATYQELATVAKQVKDKTGKYAFFATVVPEDSGEVLESFVQMGVTLVDANGKAAFNTPQGKAAFQYWVDMYKNGLMPKEVLTEGHRHAIDLYQQGNTAILASGAEFLNTISTNAPTIAKVSSSAPQITGETGKKNVAVMNVVIPKDTDVPDGALKFALYVTNDANQLAFAKTANVLPSTVNALKDPYFTTLPVNATPVDQARIISAQQMKDAEVLVPVMKNGKQLQKAIYSNLQAAMLGQKSVDQAINDAANQWNSLS; via the coding sequence ATGCTTCGTATCTCCTGGAAAAAAAGTCTGCTGTTTGCCCTCTGTGGTTTGCTGTTGAGTTGGCTGGTTGGCTGTATGGGGGGAATTCCCAGTTCCAATACAGGACAGCAGACGACCGGCGGCAAGCAAGAGATTGAATTCTGGACAATGCAGTTGCAGCCGCAGTTCACAGACTATTTCAACTCCCTGATTGGCAAATTTGAACAGGAAAATCCGACGCTGAAGGTGCGCTGGGTGGATGTGCCCTGGGCGGATATGGAGCGCAAGATTTTAACGGCAGTATCGGCCAAGACGGCTCCCGATGTGGTGAATCTAAATCCAGGGTTTGCCTCTCAATTAGCCGAGCGCAACGCCTGGATGGAATTGGAGGGCAAGGTGGCTCCAGAGGTACAGCAACTCTACCTACCCAACATCTGGAAAGCCAGTACCTTGAATGGCAAAACCTTTGGCCTGCCCTGGTATCTGACGACGCGAGTTGCTATTTACAATCGGGAGATCCTCAAGCAGGCTGGGGTGAGTCAGCCACCGGCTACCTATCAGGAACTGGCAACAGTGGCTAAACAGGTAAAGGATAAGACTGGCAAGTATGCTTTTTTTGCCACCGTGGTGCCGGAAGATTCAGGGGAGGTACTGGAGTCGTTTGTGCAGATGGGTGTGACATTAGTGGATGCCAATGGTAAAGCGGCATTCAATACGCCTCAAGGCAAGGCAGCATTCCAGTATTGGGTGGATATGTATAAAAATGGCCTGATGCCGAAGGAGGTGCTGACGGAGGGCCATCGTCACGCGATCGACCTCTATCAGCAAGGCAACACAGCAATTCTGGCATCGGGAGCAGAATTTTTGAACACAATTTCAACCAATGCTCCGACGATCGCTAAAGTTTCCTCCTCGGCTCCCCAGATTACGGGTGAAACGGGCAAAAAGAATGTGGCGGTGATGAATGTGGTGATTCCGAAAGATACGGATGTTCCGGATGGAGCGCTAAAGTTTGCGCTGTATGTGACGAATGATGCCAATCAGCTTGCGTTTGCCAAAACCGCTAATGTGCTGCCCTCTACCGTCAATGCCTTGAAGGATCCTTACTTCACCACCCTGCCAGTCAATGCCACTCCGGTGGATCAGGCGCGGATTATCAGTGCCCAGCAAATGAAGGATGCGGAAGTGCTGGTGCCAGTGATGAAGAATGGTAAACAGTTGCAGAAAGCGATTTACAGCAATTTGCAAGCGGCCATGTTAGGGCAGAAATCAGTGGATCAGGCAATTAACGATGCGGCAAATCAATGGAACAGCTTGTCGTGA
- a CDS encoding peptidoglycan-binding domain-containing protein — protein sequence MNKGPVLRNGSTGADVKRLQRLLVMIKLLDYLGIDGIFGPKTEQVVRSFQQSAGLVVDGIVGVKTWAALPADPGTVQLSVGSSGAVVTALQKGLQRYGGTGSPTDPGAIDGKFGPRTEAAVRAYQKKHGLVADGIVGDRTWWVPAGAAGATLASLAQLTTV from the coding sequence ATGAATAAAGGACCAGTGTTACGCAATGGCTCAACTGGAGCGGATGTGAAGCGCTTACAGCGACTGCTGGTGATGATCAAGCTCCTGGATTACCTTGGTATTGATGGAATTTTCGGACCTAAAACTGAACAGGTTGTGCGATCGTTTCAGCAGAGTGCAGGCTTGGTCGTTGATGGGATAGTTGGTGTCAAAACATGGGCTGCCCTGCCTGCTGATCCGGGAACTGTTCAATTATCGGTCGGTTCATCAGGAGCAGTCGTCACAGCCTTGCAAAAAGGCTTGCAGAGGTATGGTGGTACAGGTAGCCCAACAGATCCGGGTGCGATCGATGGAAAATTTGGTCCCCGAACTGAAGCAGCTGTCCGGGCTTACCAGAAAAAGCATGGATTAGTGGCCGATGGGATTGTAGGGGATAGAACATGGTGGGTGCCCGCTGGAGCAGCAGGGGCGACCCTTGCCTCTCTTGCCCAACTGACCACTGTCTAA
- a CDS encoding PEP-CTERM sorting domain-containing protein (PEP-CTERM proteins occur, often in large numbers, in the proteomes of bacteria that also encode an exosortase, a predicted intramembrane cysteine proteinase. The presence of a PEP-CTERM domain at a protein's C-terminus predicts cleavage within the sorting domain, followed by covalent anchoring to some some component of the (usually Gram-negative) cell surface. Many PEP-CTERM proteins exhibit an unusual sequence composition that includes large numbers of potential glycosylation sites. Expression of one such protein has been shown restore the ability of a bacterium to form floc, a type of biofilm.), with protein MSILFVSVEDYYASWFVQTMTQAAGGNGSTAAPEPATIAGLALAAGAMVAARRRQKQKSAAQE; from the coding sequence TTGTCAATCTTATTCGTCTCAGTTGAGGACTATTATGCGTCATGGTTTGTGCAAACGATGACTCAAGCGGCGGGCGGAAACGGCAGTACTGCTGCCCCTGAACCCGCCACGATCGCTGGCCTTGCTCTGGCGGCAGGGGCAATGGTCGCGGCTCGTCGTCGCCAAAAGCAGAAAAGCGCAGCCCAGGAATGA
- a CDS encoding C1 family peptidase, producing the protein MSQEFVIPGMGWLRDYPDIRDITPRTDQVPAKLEALKQPSVKSMLDKVGALGPSSSLPPSVDLKDWCSPIEDQGNIGSCTAHAGIGLLEYFQRRAFNKHIDASRLFLYKVTRNYLKWTGDTGAFLRSTAAALTLFGVPPEEYYPYRTADFDKEPSAFLYAFAQNYQAISYYRLDPSGTPKDKLLNDIKTYLSNGLPAMFGFTVYDSIAQANSNGGKIPYPASGEKVLGGHAVDAVGYNDTIKIKNTNAGGVETTGALLIRNSWGTTWGDKGYGWLPYQYVLNGLAVDWWSLIKNEWIDTGNFG; encoded by the coding sequence ATGTCTCAAGAATTCGTTATTCCCGGTATGGGATGGCTACGGGACTACCCCGATATCCGAGATATTACTCCCCGCACCGATCAAGTTCCGGCCAAACTCGAAGCTCTTAAGCAACCGTCAGTCAAGAGTATGCTGGATAAGGTTGGCGCGCTTGGCCCTTCCTCTTCCCTGCCGCCCAGTGTGGACTTAAAGGACTGGTGTTCTCCGATTGAAGATCAGGGCAATATTGGCTCGTGTACCGCTCATGCAGGCATCGGTCTGCTTGAGTATTTTCAGCGACGAGCATTTAATAAACATATTGATGCTTCTCGGCTCTTCCTCTATAAAGTGACCCGCAATTACCTGAAGTGGACAGGAGATACGGGAGCGTTTTTGCGATCCACGGCGGCAGCTCTGACCCTGTTTGGGGTTCCTCCTGAAGAATACTATCCCTACCGCACTGCAGACTTTGATAAAGAGCCTTCGGCTTTTCTCTATGCTTTTGCCCAAAACTATCAGGCCATCTCCTACTATCGGCTTGATCCGTCAGGAACGCCTAAAGACAAATTGCTGAATGACATTAAAACATATTTGTCAAATGGGTTGCCCGCCATGTTCGGTTTTACGGTCTATGACTCAATCGCTCAGGCTAACAGCAATGGCGGCAAGATTCCCTATCCAGCATCAGGAGAAAAAGTTTTGGGCGGTCATGCCGTCGATGCTGTTGGCTATAACGACACGATCAAGATTAAGAACACTAATGCTGGGGGAGTTGAAACCACAGGAGCCTTACTCATCCGTAACTCCTGGGGAACAACTTGGGGGGACAAGGGGTATGGCTGGCTACCCTACCAGTATGTCCTGAACGGTCTGGCGGTTGACTGGTGGTCTTTGATCAAGAATGAATGGATCGACACCGGAAACTTCGGCTAG
- a CDS encoding DUF1611 domain-containing protein: MLKPDQRLAILLHEGIRGNKGKTGLALLRYSEAEVVAVIDRDCAGESLVELTGIPRAVPIVASVADALPYQPDVLAIGIAPTGGALPDEWRSELKQAIAAGLSIANGLHTRLMADPEFRSLLQPGQWLWDMRQEPPGLVVGTGQASKLSCLRVLTVGTDMAIGKMSTSLQLHQAAQQRGLRSKFLATGQAGLMIAGDGIALDAIRVDFASGAVEQMVMQFGPDFDILHIEGQGSLINPSSTATLPLIRGSQPTHLILVHRAGQTHLSRLPEIAIPPLREVIHLYEAVTTAGGAFPPAKVAAIALNTHHLNEFDAEQAIEQMAIATGLPCTDPVRYGAEKLIAAII; this comes from the coding sequence ATGCTTAAACCCGATCAGCGGTTGGCGATCCTGTTACATGAGGGCATTCGCGGCAATAAAGGTAAAACAGGGTTGGCTCTTTTGCGGTATAGCGAGGCGGAAGTCGTTGCAGTGATCGATCGCGACTGTGCTGGAGAGTCCCTGGTTGAATTAACCGGAATTCCCCGTGCCGTTCCGATCGTCGCTTCCGTTGCCGATGCTCTGCCCTATCAACCGGATGTGCTGGCGATCGGGATCGCGCCCACAGGCGGAGCTTTGCCGGATGAGTGGCGATCAGAGTTGAAACAGGCGATCGCAGCGGGCCTTTCCATTGCCAACGGACTGCATACTCGGTTAATGGCGGATCCAGAATTCAGATCCTTGTTGCAACCCGGACAATGGCTCTGGGATATGCGCCAGGAACCTCCCGGTCTGGTGGTGGGTACAGGGCAGGCCAGCAAACTATCTTGCCTGCGGGTACTGACGGTCGGAACCGATATGGCGATCGGTAAAATGTCCACCAGTCTGCAATTGCATCAAGCAGCCCAACAGCGAGGATTACGGTCAAAATTCCTGGCCACCGGGCAGGCGGGATTGATGATCGCCGGAGATGGAATTGCCCTGGATGCGATTCGGGTAGACTTCGCTTCTGGTGCCGTGGAACAAATGGTGATGCAATTTGGTCCTGATTTCGATATTTTGCATATCGAAGGCCAGGGTTCTTTGATTAATCCCTCCTCTACTGCCACCCTGCCCTTAATCCGGGGCAGTCAGCCCACGCATCTGATCCTGGTACATCGGGCCGGACAAACTCACTTATCCCGGCTGCCTGAGATTGCCATCCCCCCCCTGCGCGAGGTGATTCATCTCTACGAAGCTGTTACCACAGCAGGAGGAGCCTTTCCCCCAGCCAAAGTCGCCGCGATCGCCCTGAATACCCATCACCTGAATGAATTCGATGCCGAACAGGCGATTGAACAGATGGCGATCGCCACGGGTCTGCCCTGTACTGATCCAGTGCGCTATGGAGCCGAGAAATTAATAGCGGCGATTATTTGA
- a CDS encoding branched-chain amino acid ABC transporter permease — MTLTLFLQNILNGLSIGSVYAIFALGYTLVFSILGIINFAHGAVFTLGAYFTYFLMGGATGFNGLLANAKLPFSLPFGLATLVSGVLAGLVGVAIERLAFRPLRRRGSDPLLTVVSSLGVALVIVNVIQYLVGAENYTFPAGAFGNLPPAINFGTAANPIPIRTVQIVIFLVSGVMLTVLTYLINGTKYGKAMRAVAEDATTSSLLGIDPDRFIVLTFFVSSFLAGVAGTLVGSSVSIAGPYFGIGFGLKGLAVIVLGGLGSIPGAVVGGLVIGLIEAFVPGEYSAYKDAIAFGLLFIMLLVRPQGLLGRKLIQKV; from the coding sequence ATGACGCTCACCCTATTCCTGCAAAATATTCTGAATGGTCTGTCGATCGGCAGTGTTTATGCCATCTTTGCGCTGGGCTATACCCTGGTGTTTTCCATCCTGGGCATTATCAACTTTGCCCACGGGGCAGTATTTACGTTAGGAGCCTACTTCACCTACTTCCTGATGGGTGGAGCAACTGGCTTTAATGGCTTGCTGGCCAACGCCAAATTGCCCTTCAGTCTGCCCTTCGGATTGGCAACCCTGGTGAGTGGCGTGTTGGCCGGATTGGTGGGAGTGGCGATCGAGCGGCTGGCCTTTCGTCCTCTGCGTCGTCGGGGTTCCGATCCCTTGCTGACGGTGGTTTCTAGCCTGGGTGTGGCCCTGGTGATTGTGAATGTGATTCAGTACCTGGTCGGTGCAGAGAACTACACCTTTCCGGCAGGAGCCTTTGGCAATTTGCCCCCAGCGATTAACTTTGGCACGGCTGCCAATCCTATTCCCATTCGGACTGTGCAAATTGTGATCTTTCTGGTGTCCGGGGTGATGCTGACCGTTCTCACTTATTTAATCAACGGCACCAAGTACGGTAAGGCCATGCGGGCCGTGGCAGAAGATGCCACCACCTCTAGCCTGCTGGGAATTGATCCCGATCGCTTCATTGTGCTGACCTTTTTTGTCAGCAGTTTTCTCGCCGGAGTTGCCGGAACCCTGGTCGGCTCCAGTGTCAGTATTGCAGGGCCATACTTCGGGATTGGATTTGGCCTGAAGGGGTTAGCCGTAATTGTCCTGGGTGGCCTGGGCAGTATTCCCGGTGCCGTCGTGGGGGGCTTGGTGATTGGCCTGATCGAAGCCTTTGTTCCTGGCGAATATTCGGCTTATAAAGATGCGATCGCCTTCGGCCTTTTGTTCATCATGCTGCTGGTACGACCGCAGGGCTTGCTGGGCCGCAAACTCATCCAAAAAGTTTAA
- a CDS encoding S41 family peptidase has protein sequence MWTRLPKSGFRFNKKWLVLLILSSLTVLWLWSGAAIMSKAASPQEKVFEQVWKTVNDNFFDPKFNGTDWQALQEKYRPQATKTRSREELSNVINQMLAELKTSHTRFYTPDETAYYQLLGIFQPRSRELQKLPKDIFPRGKLEYSGIGIFTKTVNEKIFISGVLEGTPAAQAGLQIGDEILSADGQPFQPVRSFAGKVDTPVKLMIQKTADPATRQEVTVTPKLLDPLTMFLDVQKASTQIIQRNGKKIGYVHLWSYAGDQYQEQLEEDLIYGKLRAADGLVLDLRDGWGGAPLTALNIYTARGPSLTSIGRDGRRMTYQPSWNKPVVMLVNEGSRSAKEILAYGFQQYKIGKVIGTKTPGAVVAGRAFLMQDGSLLYLAVADVYLDNNLRLEGKGVTPDIEVPFSVEYAQGKDPQKERAIAEAIR, from the coding sequence ATGTGGACTCGTTTGCCAAAATCTGGTTTCCGCTTCAATAAAAAATGGTTAGTTCTGCTGATTCTCAGCAGCCTGACGGTGCTCTGGTTATGGAGTGGGGCGGCTATCATGTCAAAAGCGGCCTCTCCCCAAGAAAAAGTGTTTGAGCAGGTCTGGAAAACCGTTAATGACAATTTTTTTGATCCCAAATTTAATGGGACAGATTGGCAGGCTCTCCAGGAAAAATACCGCCCTCAAGCCACCAAAACCCGATCGCGGGAAGAGTTATCCAATGTCATCAACCAGATGTTGGCTGAATTGAAAACTTCCCATACTCGCTTCTACACTCCCGATGAAACTGCTTATTATCAGCTTCTAGGAATTTTTCAGCCTCGCAGCCGAGAGCTACAAAAACTCCCTAAAGATATTTTTCCCAGAGGCAAACTGGAGTATAGTGGCATCGGGATTTTCACCAAAACAGTCAACGAAAAAATATTTATTAGTGGCGTTTTAGAAGGAACTCCTGCGGCACAGGCAGGTTTACAAATCGGAGATGAAATTCTCAGTGCTGATGGACAACCCTTTCAACCCGTGCGATCGTTTGCAGGCAAAGTCGATACACCCGTTAAATTAATGATTCAGAAAACGGCAGATCCGGCAACTCGCCAGGAAGTAACCGTTACGCCCAAACTGCTCGATCCGCTCACCATGTTTCTGGATGTACAAAAGGCCAGCACTCAAATCATCCAGCGGAATGGCAAGAAGATTGGCTATGTGCATCTCTGGTCCTATGCCGGAGATCAGTATCAGGAACAACTGGAAGAAGATTTAATTTATGGCAAGTTGAGGGCTGCGGATGGGCTAGTGCTGGATCTGCGCGACGGTTGGGGTGGTGCGCCACTGACGGCACTGAATATCTATACAGCTCGTGGCCCCAGCCTCACCAGTATTGGCAGAGATGGTAGACGGATGACTTATCAACCCAGTTGGAATAAACCCGTCGTCATGCTGGTCAACGAAGGCAGCCGCAGTGCCAAGGAAATTCTCGCCTACGGCTTTCAGCAGTATAAGATTGGCAAAGTGATTGGCACCAAAACTCCAGGGGCCGTGGTCGCGGGTCGGGCTTTTCTGATGCAGGATGGGAGTTTACTGTATCTCGCAGTTGCAGATGTCTATCTGGACAACAATTTGCGTTTGGAAGGAAAAGGTGTTACCCCAGACATTGAGGTGCCGTTCTCCGTGGAATATGCTCAGGGCAAGGATCCACAGAAGGAGCGGGCGATCGCGGAGGCAATTCGCTAG
- a CDS encoding Uma2 family endonuclease, which translates to MTRTTAPNPEILTFEEYLTYDDGTDVRYELVDGELVEMPPEADENSELARFLFVELLKHVPFQMISYKETEIEVSGRRARCRLPDLIVHSEASKAALAGKSRGTITRDMPPPALVIEVVSPGVTNRIRDYRHKRTEYAARCIPEYWIVDPQEQQITVCQWVEGAYEDMVWRGSDRLQSAIVPAFTLTVDQIFAMKS; encoded by the coding sequence ATGACTCGTACTACGGCACCCAATCCTGAAATTTTGACCTTTGAGGAGTACCTGACTTACGACGATGGCACTGATGTTCGGTATGAGTTAGTGGATGGGGAGTTAGTAGAAATGCCACCGGAAGCTGATGAGAATTCAGAACTGGCAAGATTTCTGTTTGTAGAACTGCTAAAGCACGTACCCTTTCAAATGATTTCTTACAAGGAAACGGAAATTGAGGTGAGTGGACGGCGGGCACGGTGCAGACTTCCTGATCTGATTGTCCATAGTGAAGCATCTAAAGCCGCACTGGCAGGGAAATCTCGTGGCACCATCACACGAGATATGCCCCCTCCGGCACTGGTGATTGAAGTGGTGAGTCCTGGGGTAACCAATCGGATACGGGATTATCGGCACAAACGGACGGAATATGCAGCGCGATGTATTCCGGAGTACTGGATTGTCGATCCTCAAGAACAGCAGATTACCGTGTGCCAGTGGGTTGAGGGAGCCTATGAGGATATGGTGTGGCGGGGCAGCGATCGCCTCCAATCTGCGATCGTGCCAGCCTTCACCCTCACCGTTGATCAAATCTTTGCCATGAAGTCTTAA